In Novipirellula caenicola, one genomic interval encodes:
- a CDS encoding sigma-70 family RNA polymerase sigma factor has protein sequence MGARGEVDEGFIKAYAAAQGPLLQFILSMIPRLKDAEDILQETAITLWKKREEFDPSKGSFVAWGCGVARFKVLDHLRKRSPQFTLNEVVSEKLVDIAIQAASDLEARQRRIHALEQCLKKLPDPERLLVEEHYRQLRSIHDIAQSEGKGLSTIYERLQRVRNRLGRCVKRQLEMGAV, from the coding sequence ATGGGGGCGAGAGGCGAAGTGGACGAGGGGTTTATCAAGGCCTACGCAGCGGCGCAGGGGCCGTTGCTGCAGTTCATCCTTTCGATGATTCCACGGCTGAAAGATGCGGAGGATATTTTGCAGGAGACCGCGATCACGCTTTGGAAAAAACGCGAGGAGTTTGACCCGAGCAAGGGAAGCTTCGTGGCGTGGGGATGTGGAGTGGCACGGTTCAAGGTGCTCGATCATCTACGCAAACGCAGCCCTCAATTTACTTTGAACGAGGTGGTATCGGAAAAATTGGTTGATATCGCTATTCAGGCCGCAAGCGATTTGGAAGCCCGCCAGCGACGCATTCATGCGCTGGAACAGTGTCTCAAAAAATTGCCCGACCCCGAACGCTTACTCGTCGAAGAACACTATCGCCAATTGCGTTCGATTCATGACATCGCCCAATCCGAGGGCAAAGGGTTGAGCACGATCTACGAGCGTTTGCAGCGAGTCCGAAATCGATTGGGACGGTGTGTCAAACGCCAACTTGAAATGGGAGCGGTTTAG
- a CDS encoding class I SAM-dependent methyltransferase, translating into MENWYDYPQYFDMVFRDETQAEVEFFERAFERYRSDSPTTKLLEPGCGSGRLVAAMAARGYQLTGLDLNQPMLDYLRKRLSRRKIDATLVRGDMTQMEFSEPFHAAFCTFNTFRHLLSEADAESHLRSVADHLVTGGIYILGFHCIPMDADPESTERWTASHGGTRVHVTLKVIDFNRRKRQETLRASIKAQTRSGKIHRIRSEFPLRLYTITQAKSLFRKVKDQFELLAAFDFDYDIDHPRTMDDDLVDAVFILKRR; encoded by the coding sequence ATGGAAAACTGGTACGATTATCCTCAATACTTTGACATGGTGTTTCGGGATGAAACCCAAGCCGAGGTCGAATTTTTTGAGCGGGCGTTCGAGCGATATCGCAGCGATTCTCCGACCACCAAACTGCTCGAACCTGGCTGTGGCAGCGGCCGCTTGGTCGCGGCAATGGCGGCCCGCGGCTATCAGTTGACCGGATTGGATTTGAACCAACCGATGCTCGACTACCTCCGCAAACGGCTCTCGCGGCGAAAGATCGACGCCACGTTGGTGCGGGGGGACATGACTCAAATGGAGTTTTCCGAACCTTTCCACGCGGCATTTTGCACGTTCAATACGTTCCGGCATCTGTTGAGCGAAGCGGACGCCGAATCTCATTTGCGATCGGTCGCCGACCACCTAGTCACCGGCGGCATCTACATTCTTGGGTTCCACTGCATTCCAATGGACGCGGATCCGGAAAGCACCGAGCGTTGGACCGCATCCCACGGGGGGACGAGGGTCCACGTGACACTGAAAGTCATCGATTTTAACCGTCGAAAACGCCAAGAAACGCTGCGAGCAAGCATCAAAGCACAAACCCGCTCGGGGAAAATCCATCGCATTCGCAGCGAATTTCCGCTGCGACTCTACACGATCACCCAAGCCAAAAGCCTGTTCCGCAAAGTCAAAGACCAATTCGAATTGCTAGCTGCCTTCGACTTTGACTACGACATCGACCATCCAAGGACCATGGACGACGATCTCGTGGACGCCGTTTTTATCCTGAAGCGGCGATAA
- a CDS encoding DUF5658 family protein — protein sequence MVQKKESLRMVQTQKRRWIRVTMLVGTLMFGLPTAMAFASDESQTLETTQTESASSSTNQAEPDLNEVDPKEVAPSETGSNETTATKYREFESTIEMEDSFLFLNGVYIPPPVELKFSNAGIEVNGQVFDEYTFNLSRYEDDRRGSRFSYGFRGRGERSDWGGRGDRDSRGEWGSRGGWGERGNWDDRGREGYREYLPRSPLQSLASDFNQTGSGTVAVFYSGEAPMLLETNEVGYELLKALLGRETPSEAELMSEVSQKIDFELWHRLVQGFKISPEFATRASEKVQQLEEVHETNERKAAAFILSQQIAFPLSMIAMVTVVIAFGHLMANPQQMVAIGDDPLTLANAKKATIWSLTIVGVLSALDLVWTLIAHQSGAMRELNPLGNGLIHDPVQLILFKITITGLAIGILYYLHEQPLARRATWWCCLVLTLLTARWLTFNSMFL from the coding sequence ATGGTTCAGAAAAAGGAAAGTCTTCGTATGGTCCAAACCCAAAAACGCCGTTGGATTCGTGTCACGATGCTCGTGGGCACGCTCATGTTTGGATTGCCAACCGCGATGGCCTTTGCCTCCGACGAATCCCAGACGCTGGAAACCACACAGACCGAATCCGCCTCGTCATCGACTAACCAAGCAGAGCCAGACCTGAACGAGGTAGACCCGAAAGAGGTCGCCCCAAGCGAAACCGGCTCGAACGAGACAACTGCGACGAAGTATCGCGAGTTCGAAAGCACGATCGAGATGGAGGATTCGTTTTTGTTCCTCAACGGCGTCTACATTCCTCCTCCCGTCGAATTGAAGTTCAGTAACGCTGGAATTGAGGTCAACGGTCAAGTCTTTGACGAATACACCTTCAATCTCTCGCGTTACGAGGACGACCGTCGTGGATCGCGGTTTAGCTATGGATTCCGCGGTCGAGGGGAACGATCCGATTGGGGAGGCCGTGGTGACAGGGACTCTCGCGGCGAGTGGGGTTCGCGAGGCGGATGGGGTGAACGTGGCAACTGGGACGACCGAGGACGTGAAGGTTATCGCGAGTACCTACCGCGGTCGCCATTGCAGTCCTTAGCCAGCGACTTCAATCAAACCGGATCCGGCACCGTCGCCGTTTTCTACTCGGGCGAAGCGCCGATGCTGCTAGAGACCAACGAAGTCGGCTATGAATTACTGAAAGCTCTACTGGGTCGCGAAACGCCTTCGGAAGCCGAGTTGATGTCAGAAGTTTCCCAGAAGATTGACTTTGAACTCTGGCACCGACTGGTTCAAGGCTTCAAGATTTCTCCTGAATTCGCCACGCGAGCTTCCGAGAAGGTGCAACAGCTCGAAGAGGTCCACGAAACCAACGAACGCAAAGCGGCTGCGTTTATCTTGAGCCAACAAATTGCCTTTCCGCTCAGCATGATTGCGATGGTGACCGTCGTCATCGCGTTCGGACATCTGATGGCGAACCCTCAACAAATGGTTGCGATTGGCGACGATCCGTTGACGCTCGCCAATGCGAAAAAGGCTACGATTTGGTCGCTGACGATTGTCGGAGTGCTCTCGGCACTAGACCTCGTCTGGACGCTGATTGCACACCAAAGCGGTGCGATGCGAGAACTGAATCCGCTGGGCAACGGATTGATCCACGATCCGGTCCAATTGATCCTGTTCAAAATCACGATCACGGGACTTGCGATTGGCATCCTCTACTACCTGCACGAACAACCCTTGGCACGGCGAGCCACGTGGTGGTGCTGTCTAGTATTGACGCTACTAACCGCCCGCTGGTTGACCTTCAATTCGATGTTCCTGTAG
- a CDS encoding putative RNA methyltransferase: MFELRCTVRNCRELLQPRDRSLFCAAGHHFDRAKEGYWSLLQPQDRRSKNPGDADAAVLARHRWLERGYAAGLIETLRPWIADSASSDSATVPRTTVPRTIDLGCGEGSFGPALFSDEADGYCGVDLSKRAIKLAARGWPAGTWVLANADRTLPAADASVDRVISLFGRRPAAEIYRVLSETGICIVAVPGEEDLIELREQVQQAGHRRSRWQMAVDELSAAGLTFIEHKHWQQRVDLDTDAIADALAMTYRGVRHSQQTRLESLAAMTVTLAADLVLLRRGS; this comes from the coding sequence ATGTTTGAACTTCGCTGTACTGTCCGAAATTGTCGAGAGCTGCTGCAACCACGTGATCGCAGTCTGTTTTGTGCTGCGGGTCACCATTTTGACCGAGCCAAGGAAGGCTACTGGAGTCTGCTGCAGCCGCAAGATCGACGCTCCAAAAATCCAGGCGATGCGGACGCCGCCGTTTTGGCTCGGCATCGCTGGTTAGAGCGTGGCTATGCTGCGGGACTGATCGAAACGCTGCGGCCTTGGATCGCCGATTCGGCGTCATCGGATTCGGCGACCGTGCCGCGAACGACCGTGCCACGAACGATCGATCTCGGATGTGGCGAAGGATCATTCGGTCCCGCGCTTTTTTCAGATGAAGCCGACGGCTACTGCGGCGTCGATCTATCCAAACGAGCGATCAAGTTGGCCGCGCGGGGATGGCCTGCCGGAACTTGGGTGTTAGCCAACGCCGACCGGACCTTGCCAGCGGCCGACGCGAGTGTCGATCGAGTGATCTCGCTATTCGGGCGTCGTCCCGCAGCCGAGATTTATCGAGTGCTCTCGGAGACCGGCATCTGTATCGTCGCGGTGCCTGGCGAAGAGGATTTGATCGAACTTCGCGAGCAGGTCCAGCAAGCGGGGCATCGACGCAGCCGTTGGCAGATGGCCGTCGATGAGTTGTCCGCCGCTGGATTGACGTTTATCGAGCACAAGCACTGGCAACAGCGAGTTGACTTGGACACCGATGCGATCGCCGACGCGTTGGCGATGACGTACCGCGGTGTGCGGCATTCCCAGCAGACTCGTTTAGAATCATTGGCCGCCATGACGGTCACGTTGGCCGCCGATTTGGTTCTGCTGCGACGCGGTTCATAG
- a CDS encoding SMI1/KNR4 family protein, with product MTPKSFDDLLLRLDHAGIAPRASLVGCTEAEIASLESKYDVTLPATYRTYLTMMGHDSGRLLTHDHYAATYPFVLDMTTQCREDRDEFPDCGLPTLPPDALVIVGRLGEQFMMIRCSASDDSPVWYFNEYDGEIKQSFGSVLDWLDSLADEAENAIANGYYERFPNGTRP from the coding sequence GTGACACCAAAATCGTTTGACGATTTACTGCTTCGCCTTGACCACGCTGGGATAGCTCCACGTGCATCGCTGGTTGGTTGCACGGAGGCTGAGATTGCTTCCCTCGAATCGAAATACGACGTGACGCTACCGGCGACGTATCGTACTTACTTGACGATGATGGGGCACGATTCGGGCCGCCTACTCACTCACGATCACTATGCCGCGACATATCCCTTTGTCTTGGACATGACTACCCAATGCCGCGAGGACCGCGACGAATTCCCCGATTGCGGATTGCCCACGCTACCGCCTGACGCTCTCGTGATCGTCGGTCGGCTTGGCGAACAATTCATGATGATTCGTTGCTCTGCGTCCGACGACTCTCCGGTATGGTACTTCAACGAATATGATGGCGAAATCAAACAGAGTTTCGGGTCTGTGCTTGACTGGTTAGACTCCCTTGCTGACGAAGCTGAGAATGCGATCGCCAACGGCTACTACGAACGGTTCCCGAACGGCACACGACCCTGA
- a CDS encoding IS3 family transposase encodes MLRRELGGYFSYCNQERKHSSLGYLTPAQFESIHLGQQ; translated from the coding sequence CTGCTGCGTCGTGAGCTCGGAGGCTACTTCAGCTACTGCAACCAAGAACGAAAGCATTCGAGTCTTGGCTATCTGACACCTGCACAATTTGAATCCATTCATCTAGGTCAACAATAA
- a CDS encoding sulfite exporter TauE/SafE family protein encodes MDPLITALVLALLVGITLGIFGAGGSILTLPIFTFVLGVPVGQAVAMSMVVVGGCSLPAAVRYWQQGNFHLRAAVLFSVSGALGAYAGSFLTALVSERTLLLIFAAIMLGAGIAMVWGRGENDQRERGCRIWPCLLIGAIVGVLTGFLGVGGGFLIVPALVLFAGVDAKRAVGTSLAIISLNTVAGLAGQLRSTDIDWRITLAFFALAFLGMLIGLVLSEWLPAERIRTAFGWFVIVLALVIGGLALRKNPDHDDRGQRSASVTEAVRIQRAGVDGPIMGQARF; translated from the coding sequence ATGGATCCGCTTATCACCGCTCTCGTCTTGGCGCTGCTCGTCGGAATCACGCTCGGGATTTTTGGGGCGGGCGGATCGATCTTGACGCTGCCCATCTTTACCTTTGTCCTTGGGGTCCCGGTGGGGCAAGCGGTCGCGATGTCGATGGTGGTCGTCGGCGGCTGCAGCCTGCCAGCGGCGGTCCGCTATTGGCAGCAAGGGAACTTCCACCTTCGCGCTGCAGTCCTGTTTTCGGTCTCTGGGGCGTTGGGAGCCTATGCGGGATCCTTTCTGACTGCACTCGTTTCCGAGCGGACGCTGTTGCTGATTTTTGCCGCCATCATGTTGGGCGCAGGGATCGCAATGGTGTGGGGGCGGGGCGAAAACGATCAGCGTGAACGGGGATGCCGCATTTGGCCGTGTCTACTGATCGGTGCTATTGTAGGCGTGCTGACTGGTTTTCTCGGTGTCGGTGGTGGCTTCCTCATTGTCCCCGCGCTGGTGCTGTTCGCTGGCGTGGATGCGAAACGCGCCGTCGGTACGTCGCTGGCGATCATTTCGTTGAACACCGTCGCGGGACTTGCCGGCCAGCTCCGCTCGACAGACATCGATTGGCGAATCACGCTCGCCTTTTTCGCCTTAGCATTCCTGGGGATGCTTATTGGATTGGTGTTGTCGGAATGGTTGCCCGCCGAACGGATACGAACCGCGTTTGGATGGTTTGTAATCGTTTTGGCCCTCGTCATCGGCGGGCTAGCGCTACGCAAGAATCCGGATCACGACGACCGGGGCCAGCGGAGTGCGAGCGTGACGGAAGCGGTTAGGATACAACGCGCTGGCGTCGACGGTCCTATCATGGGGCAAGCTCGGTTTTAG
- a CDS encoding rhodanese-like domain-containing protein gives MTLVFQKVQTEGIAQLSYLVGDDSTGTAAVIDPRPNVDVYLELSREYGVAITHIFETHIHADFMSGARELASRLGTAKIYASGEGDAKYDFDVEKIKAGDSFKFGSLVLTVRHTPGHTPEHVAYELAEKDRVDSPWGVLTGDSLFVGSAGRPDLLGEEETEELTKKLFSTLRDYYLKLDDGVIIYPCHGAGSACGADIGERPMSTIGYERKTNEFLQYDDFDEFKKFVESGAPPVPQHYPILKKVNAKGPQVIGSAPPIQGLPAEQFKAAVDKGDAQLVDTRQMLAFGGGHIPDAINIGDRPEMSVWAGDMLSYDKPILLVVEDESNLDWVTWHFAYVGLTQFAGYLAGGMKAWENAGLPIVNLPQMPVQQLAEQQDRVQVLDVRTSSEFESGHLPKAKHKFVSEMRGGVNGNLNINQKEPVAVFCGSGYRASLAASLLQRGGYEKVYNVPGSMQAWKKAGYDVQK, from the coding sequence ATGACGTTGGTATTTCAAAAGGTACAGACCGAAGGTATCGCACAACTCTCGTACTTAGTGGGCGATGACAGCACAGGGACGGCCGCCGTGATCGATCCACGGCCCAACGTCGACGTCTATCTCGAACTGAGCCGCGAGTACGGTGTCGCCATCACGCATATCTTCGAGACGCACATTCACGCGGATTTCATGAGCGGTGCACGCGAATTGGCATCTCGGCTAGGAACGGCCAAGATTTACGCCAGCGGCGAAGGCGACGCGAAGTACGATTTTGACGTAGAAAAGATCAAGGCAGGAGATTCGTTCAAGTTCGGTTCTCTTGTGCTGACGGTACGTCATACGCCTGGGCATACTCCAGAGCATGTTGCTTATGAACTTGCCGAGAAGGATCGTGTTGATTCGCCGTGGGGTGTTCTGACGGGCGACTCGCTGTTCGTCGGGTCGGCTGGACGGCCGGACCTGCTGGGCGAAGAAGAGACCGAAGAGCTGACAAAAAAACTGTTCTCCACGCTTAGGGATTACTACCTGAAACTGGATGACGGCGTCATCATCTATCCGTGCCACGGTGCAGGATCAGCCTGCGGGGCCGACATTGGTGAGCGGCCGATGAGTACGATCGGGTACGAACGGAAAACCAATGAATTTCTACAATACGATGACTTTGACGAGTTCAAGAAGTTTGTCGAATCAGGGGCGCCGCCTGTGCCTCAGCATTACCCGATTCTGAAAAAGGTCAATGCAAAAGGTCCGCAGGTCATCGGTTCGGCGCCTCCCATTCAAGGGTTACCCGCAGAGCAATTCAAAGCCGCTGTAGATAAAGGCGACGCACAACTTGTCGACACGCGGCAGATGTTGGCCTTTGGCGGCGGCCATATTCCAGACGCAATCAATATCGGTGATCGCCCCGAGATGTCGGTCTGGGCGGGTGACATGCTTTCCTACGACAAGCCGATCTTGTTGGTTGTGGAAGATGAATCGAACCTCGACTGGGTTACTTGGCACTTTGCCTACGTGGGGCTGACACAATTCGCGGGCTATCTCGCTGGCGGCATGAAAGCGTGGGAGAACGCCGGGCTGCCCATCGTAAACCTTCCACAAATGCCGGTTCAACAACTTGCGGAACAGCAGGATCGTGTGCAAGTGCTCGATGTTCGAACGTCTAGTGAATTCGAGAGTGGGCACCTACCAAAGGCCAAACACAAGTTCGTCTCGGAGATGCGAGGCGGGGTCAATGGCAACCTGAACATCAACCAGAAGGAACCGGTGGCAGTTTTCTGCGGCAGCGGCTATCGAGCCAGTTTGGCAGCGAGTCTGTTGCAGCGAGGCGGTTATGAGAAGGTTTACAACGTCCCCGGCAGCATGCAGGCATGGAAGAAGGCCGGCTACGACGTGCAAAAGTAG
- a CDS encoding PQQ-binding-like beta-propeller repeat protein, with protein MQTTHLSSLIRFVLAWMLGSSMLGGSVLTASGPAWPGFLGGDRDGWVHHFQPPAEWPESLNKKWQVEVGTGYGSPLVADDRVYQHSRQGDDEVLRCLELATGKEIWTQTYAVPFQASSGGERHGNGPKSSPILADGRIFTMSSLGEISAWDAKSGDRLWHRDYRSRFPKNHPNWGASTSPIVDGDRVVAHVGNDDEGALVALHVKTGEEIWSQGSDGAAYSSPLVVEIQGVRQIIDWNHRALVGVESQSGKALWEFPLPKYTSNQNMPTPTFHNGQILLGGENRGIYGLEPVIENGEWSVKERWFQKDVALDMSTAVINGDLLFGFSHYMKGQLFCLDTATGEVRWRGPGRSGDNVAFLSIPNHIVALFDNGKLQVIKATDGDLEEVASYQVAESSTWAPPVLLKRTLLIKDKTSLTLWSL; from the coding sequence GTGCAAACAACTCACCTCAGCTCGCTAATTCGGTTTGTTCTGGCATGGATGCTTGGATCATCGATGCTCGGCGGTTCGGTGCTAACGGCCAGCGGCCCAGCATGGCCGGGGTTCCTCGGCGGCGACCGCGACGGCTGGGTCCATCATTTTCAACCGCCCGCCGAGTGGCCTGAATCACTAAATAAGAAATGGCAGGTTGAAGTGGGCACGGGATACGGGTCACCATTGGTGGCCGATGACCGCGTCTATCAGCACTCACGTCAGGGAGACGACGAAGTGCTGCGATGTTTAGAGCTGGCGACAGGAAAAGAGATCTGGACACAAACTTACGCCGTTCCCTTTCAAGCATCTTCGGGCGGTGAGCGGCATGGGAATGGCCCGAAATCGTCGCCCATCCTCGCCGACGGGCGCATCTTCACGATGAGCAGCCTTGGTGAGATCTCTGCATGGGACGCGAAGTCGGGCGACCGACTGTGGCACCGTGACTACCGAAGCCGTTTTCCGAAAAACCATCCGAACTGGGGTGCGTCCACTTCGCCGATCGTCGACGGCGATCGCGTGGTCGCTCACGTTGGCAATGACGACGAAGGAGCTTTGGTTGCGTTGCACGTGAAGACGGGCGAGGAAATCTGGAGTCAGGGCAGTGATGGAGCAGCTTATTCATCACCTTTGGTTGTCGAAATCCAAGGTGTCCGCCAAATCATCGACTGGAACCATCGTGCCCTTGTTGGGGTCGAAAGCCAATCGGGAAAGGCGTTGTGGGAATTCCCTCTTCCGAAATACACCAGCAACCAAAACATGCCAACGCCCACGTTCCACAACGGGCAAATTTTACTGGGAGGTGAAAATCGCGGCATTTACGGTCTGGAACCCGTGATCGAGAACGGCGAATGGTCGGTCAAGGAGCGTTGGTTTCAAAAGGATGTCGCCTTGGACATGAGCACTGCGGTGATCAACGGGGACCTGTTGTTTGGGTTCTCGCACTACATGAAGGGGCAACTGTTCTGCCTGGACACGGCGACGGGTGAAGTGCGATGGCGGGGGCCGGGACGAAGCGGAGATAACGTGGCGTTTTTGTCGATCCCCAACCATATCGTGGCACTCTTTGACAACGGAAAACTGCAAGTGATCAAGGCCACCGACGGGGATCTTGAAGAAGTCGCCAGCTATCAAGTCGCAGAAAGCTCCACATGGGCACCGCCCGTGCTGCTGAAACGAACGCTGCTGATCAAGGATAAAACGAGTTTAACGCTGTGGTCGCTCTAG
- a CDS encoding alpha/beta hydrolase: MNQNMRCVLASLFVMALTSVVAVGQESPSYNAKLDDYRYPFSVETFEFSSQRQTLQMAYMHLKGSDAMPTVVLLHGKNFSGAYWEQTAKLLQSKGYSVLIPDQIGFGKSSKPAYYQFGFPQLAHNTRQLIEKLGIEKPIIVGHSMGGMLATRYTLMYQDDVERLILVNPIGLEDYLKFVQYKDVQFFYQNEVNKTPADIKAYQLKNYYDGKWEPAYDEWMKIHVGWINGPDWQRVAWNNAMTYDMIFSQPVCNEWADIKVPTRLIIGTRDRTGPGRGWMKPGVERELGQYQNLGKQTAAEITDCQLYELEGLGHMPQIEAFDRFRVEFEKALQQ, encoded by the coding sequence ATGAATCAAAATATGCGATGCGTGCTTGCCAGTCTGTTTGTGATGGCACTCACGTCGGTTGTGGCGGTCGGTCAAGAATCGCCTTCCTACAACGCCAAACTAGACGACTATCGATATCCATTTTCCGTCGAGACATTTGAGTTCAGCTCGCAGCGACAAACACTGCAGATGGCCTACATGCACTTGAAGGGCTCCGATGCGATGCCGACGGTCGTCTTGCTACATGGCAAGAATTTTTCGGGAGCGTATTGGGAACAGACAGCAAAGCTACTGCAATCGAAAGGCTACTCGGTGCTGATTCCCGATCAAATCGGGTTTGGCAAGTCGTCTAAGCCGGCCTACTACCAATTCGGTTTTCCTCAGCTTGCACACAACACACGGCAGTTGATTGAGAAGCTTGGGATCGAAAAACCGATCATTGTCGGGCACTCGATGGGTGGCATGTTGGCAACTCGGTACACGCTGATGTATCAGGACGATGTTGAGCGTTTGATTCTGGTAAATCCAATTGGTTTGGAAGACTATTTGAAATTTGTGCAGTACAAAGACGTTCAGTTCTTCTACCAGAACGAGGTCAATAAGACGCCTGCGGACATCAAAGCGTACCAACTAAAGAACTACTACGATGGCAAATGGGAACCCGCGTACGACGAATGGATGAAGATTCACGTCGGCTGGATCAACGGGCCGGATTGGCAGCGAGTCGCTTGGAACAACGCGATGACGTACGACATGATTTTCTCGCAACCAGTTTGCAATGAGTGGGCCGACATCAAAGTTCCCACGCGGCTGATTATCGGGACTCGCGATCGAACCGGACCAGGCCGTGGTTGGATGAAGCCGGGTGTCGAGCGGGAATTGGGCCAGTATCAAAACCTCGGCAAGCAGACTGCGGCGGAGATTACGGATTGTCAGCTGTATGAATTGGAGGGGCTCGGTCACATGCCTCAAATCGAAGCGTTTGACCGCTTCCGCGTCGAGTTCGAGAAGGCGTTGCAGCAGTAA
- a CDS encoding aldo/keto reductase, with amino-acid sequence MMTRRNLLQAGAALGVGSAVSAAASAQALKFQMSSGEVMKTKGLVDTTEPLPVNDARGDGRYRPKFRMGLGGLAAGNGFNTVSSDEEILGMLNAAWDSGIRYFDTAPFYGLSLSERRYGDLLRNKKREDYVLSSKVGRILTPSSEPLPKKWHWANPSPFHYKYDYTAAGTRRSVEDSLHRIGVSSLDIVFIHDLSPQNSDMGDDWIKYFDEAVEGAMPELTKMREEGMIKAWGFGINSPHAIYKAVDVADPDICLLALQYSILEHQQALEKTFPLLDERDISVVIGAPLNGGFLAGRDRFNYSSKIPPAMKEKFTSIDAIVKKHGIDIKTAALQFAEAPTTVSAIVPGARTAQQVKENIASMKVQIPEDFWSELKAKNLIAQDAPTPSDEPAQKKGRG; translated from the coding sequence ATGATGACCCGAAGAAACTTGTTGCAAGCAGGTGCGGCGTTGGGCGTTGGTTCGGCAGTCAGTGCGGCGGCTTCCGCGCAGGCACTGAAGTTCCAGATGTCCTCGGGCGAAGTCATGAAGACGAAAGGTCTAGTGGATACCACAGAGCCATTGCCAGTCAACGACGCCCGCGGCGACGGTCGATATCGCCCCAAATTCAGAATGGGCTTGGGAGGCCTTGCGGCAGGAAACGGTTTTAACACCGTATCCAGCGACGAAGAAATCCTTGGCATGCTCAATGCGGCCTGGGACTCTGGAATCCGTTACTTTGACACCGCGCCGTTTTACGGGCTAAGTCTGAGCGAGCGACGTTACGGTGACTTGCTTCGCAACAAGAAACGCGAGGACTACGTCCTGTCATCCAAAGTGGGGCGAATTCTTACGCCGTCCTCCGAACCACTTCCGAAGAAGTGGCATTGGGCGAACCCATCCCCCTTTCACTACAAGTATGACTATACGGCGGCGGGGACACGTCGCTCGGTCGAAGACAGCCTCCATCGCATCGGTGTCTCGTCACTGGACATTGTGTTCATCCATGACCTTTCGCCTCAGAACAGTGACATGGGCGACGATTGGATCAAATACTTTGATGAAGCGGTCGAAGGCGCCATGCCTGAACTGACAAAGATGCGTGAGGAAGGCATGATCAAAGCCTGGGGGTTTGGCATCAATTCACCGCATGCGATCTACAAGGCGGTTGACGTTGCCGATCCCGACATCTGTCTGCTGGCGCTGCAATACTCCATCCTGGAACACCAACAAGCCCTGGAAAAGACATTCCCGCTTCTCGATGAACGCGACATCTCGGTCGTCATCGGCGCGCCGCTGAATGGCGGATTTCTGGCGGGCCGAGATCGGTTCAACTATTCGAGCAAGATTCCTCCGGCGATGAAGGAAAAGTTTACCTCAATCGATGCGATTGTGAAAAAACATGGCATCGATATCAAAACGGCTGCGTTGCAATTCGCCGAGGCACCGACGACAGTTTCCGCGATTGTCCCAGGCGCCCGAACCGCTCAGCAGGTGAAAGAAAATATCGCCTCAATGAAGGTTCAAATCCCAGAGGATTTCTGGAGCGAGTTGAAAGCGAAAAATCTGATCGCTCAAGACGCTCCCACTCCCAGCGACGAGCCGGCACAGAAAAAAGGCCGCGGCTGA
- a CDS encoding MTH1187 family thiamine-binding protein has translation MKVIVDLCVVPIGVGVSVSKYVAECQKVLQEAGLSHQLHAYGTNIEGNWDDVFAAIKRCHQRVHAIGAPRITTTIKVGTRTDREQSMQDKIDSVNERRSS, from the coding sequence ATGAAAGTCATTGTAGATTTATGTGTCGTCCCGATCGGAGTGGGAGTTTCGGTCAGCAAGTACGTTGCGGAGTGCCAGAAGGTATTGCAGGAAGCGGGCTTGTCGCATCAGCTTCACGCCTACGGCACGAACATCGAAGGCAACTGGGATGACGTGTTCGCCGCGATCAAACGATGTCACCAACGAGTTCATGCCATTGGGGCACCGCGAATCACCACGACGATCAAAGTCGGCACTCGAACCGACCGCGAACAATCGATGCAGGACAAAATCGACAGCGTCAACGAACGCCGATCGTCGTAA